A genomic stretch from uncultured Cohaesibacter sp. includes:
- a CDS encoding aldose epimerase family protein, protein MSVEQFGVMPDGTPVQRATIRGGGLTAKVLSYGTVIQDLRLDGHDKPLVCGFETLDDYLTYGSHFGATAGRVGNRIRDGHLELEGKIYQLDTNFLGKHTLHGGSKGMGVQVWSFDKVEENAVHMSITLPDGEMGFPGNLTIKIVYSLLEGGVLDMAMSARTDATTLCNLAHHSYFNLDGDPTVMDHMLQVDAEQYLDVNDELIPTGKLLSVEGTSLDFRTTKRVGEATSVAAIDNNYCLADAGGALRRVATLSSPKSGISMDVTTTEPGVQAYDGVNMKEGMPGLEGITMGQHGGFCLEPQIWPDAIHNPDFPSAILKPGETYSQHTQYIFKKG, encoded by the coding sequence ATGTCTGTTGAGCAATTTGGTGTCATGCCGGATGGTACGCCGGTGCAGCGTGCGACCATTCGCGGCGGTGGTCTGACCGCCAAGGTCTTGTCTTATGGAACGGTCATTCAGGATTTGCGCCTTGATGGGCATGACAAGCCGTTGGTTTGCGGTTTCGAGACATTGGATGATTATCTCACCTATGGCTCCCATTTTGGTGCAACGGCAGGCCGTGTTGGCAATCGCATTCGCGATGGGCATCTGGAACTGGAAGGCAAGATCTATCAGTTGGACACCAACTTTCTGGGCAAACACACCCTGCATGGCGGCTCAAAGGGCATGGGCGTCCAGGTCTGGTCTTTCGACAAGGTGGAAGAGAATGCGGTGCATATGTCCATCACCCTGCCTGACGGCGAAATGGGCTTTCCGGGCAATCTGACCATCAAGATTGTCTATTCCCTTCTGGAAGGCGGTGTTTTGGACATGGCTATGTCTGCAAGGACGGACGCCACTACGCTTTGCAATCTGGCCCACCACTCCTATTTCAACCTTGATGGTGATCCAACCGTCATGGATCATATGCTGCAGGTGGATGCCGAGCAGTATCTGGATGTCAATGACGAGTTGATCCCGACGGGCAAGCTTTTGTCTGTGGAAGGCACGAGCCTTGATTTCCGCACCACCAAGCGGGTGGGCGAGGCAACAAGCGTCGCAGCGATCGACAACAATTATTGCCTTGCTGATGCTGGCGGTGCTCTGCGTCGGGTTGCAACTCTTTCCAGCCCGAAATCGGGCATCAGTATGGATGTAACAACCACAGAGCCGGGCGTGCAGGCCTATGATGGTGTGAATATGAAAGAGGGTATGCCGGGGCTTGAAGGCATCACGATGGGCCAGCATGGCGGTTTCTGTCTTGAACCGCAGATCTGGCCGGATGCCATTCACAATCCTGACTTCCCGTCTGCCATTCTGAAGCCGGGCGAGACCTATTCGCAGCATACCCAATATATCTTCAAAAAGGGCTGA
- a CDS encoding HAMP domain-containing methyl-accepting chemotaxis protein, producing the protein MFNHLKSLSAKIVAAVFTLVALTFVADTILTQSISSRVYDRTEQLTGQMHAIVDQKDTQIKQLLGGLLASKEHAQTLSHTLAKSELSAESQQKQAYLEGTRQGISLSVASLVSNAMMAGEAALAEERIEAMLEDKQIAAINLWRTDGTLAFRDNVTIEAVNSYVDADVFESRQPDPAVTIPAERRATFDKALETLSNKESFDARLEDEDGNERPVTYSYFILKNSEDCQSCHDASVPNRGVLEVAVDSSELIALFEKSNSLIKQLDAQAAEEKTALVKASQSEKDKVAQQTVRYTAELNESTQAIEETRKEASMMSMGSKIFFFFLTILLLVLALRKLLTIPLRRLTSSMLRLAQNDLSVEASDAHRTDEIGTMSKAIGTFKENAIERQKLEREAQDHMRAQKERQQQIDALLQEFRTRIQDSLHTVSNSAESMQQSAASLNHISSATSDRAHSVNKASSHSSENVQMMAAASTEMTSSIEEIGQQVIRTNDLVMTASDEAKETDRKVAGLASAAEKIGEVVSLIKAISEQTNMLALNATIEAARAGEAGRGFAVVAAEVKDLASQTGKATEDITSRVQTIQESTGDSVEAIRSIAAKMGEISQYTTAISAAVQEQNASTNEISLNIQQAAEGTKEIVQNISEVASSTEETKSSADEVQAASATVAAVATDMRNIIDDFLKKVAAA; encoded by the coding sequence ATGTTTAACCACCTGAAATCATTGAGCGCAAAAATTGTCGCTGCTGTTTTTACTCTGGTTGCTTTGACTTTCGTCGCAGATACTATCCTAACGCAATCCATCAGCAGCCGCGTTTATGACCGCACAGAGCAACTGACGGGGCAGATGCATGCAATTGTCGACCAGAAAGACACCCAGATAAAACAGTTGCTTGGTGGACTTCTGGCATCCAAAGAGCATGCGCAGACACTAAGCCATACGCTGGCCAAGAGCGAGCTTTCAGCCGAAAGCCAGCAAAAACAGGCCTATCTGGAAGGCACGCGACAAGGGATCTCGCTATCGGTCGCCTCGCTTGTCAGCAACGCCATGATGGCCGGAGAAGCCGCTCTTGCAGAAGAGCGGATCGAAGCGATGTTGGAAGACAAACAGATCGCGGCGATCAATCTCTGGCGCACCGATGGCACTCTTGCCTTCAGAGACAATGTGACCATCGAAGCGGTCAATAGTTATGTGGATGCGGATGTTTTTGAATCGCGGCAGCCAGACCCCGCTGTGACGATACCAGCAGAGCGACGGGCCACCTTCGACAAGGCGCTGGAAACCCTCTCCAACAAGGAAAGCTTTGATGCCCGTCTGGAAGATGAAGATGGAAACGAGAGGCCGGTCACCTATTCCTACTTCATTCTCAAAAACAGCGAAGACTGCCAAAGCTGCCATGATGCCAGTGTGCCAAACCGGGGTGTTCTGGAAGTCGCGGTAGATAGCAGCGAACTCATCGCCCTGTTTGAAAAGTCAAATTCCCTTATCAAGCAATTGGACGCGCAGGCGGCAGAAGAAAAGACCGCACTCGTCAAGGCGAGCCAGAGCGAGAAGGACAAGGTCGCCCAGCAAACCGTGCGCTACACCGCCGAGCTGAATGAATCCACACAGGCCATCGAAGAGACCCGCAAGGAAGCGTCCATGATGAGCATGGGGTCCAAGATCTTCTTCTTCTTCCTCACGATCCTGCTGTTAGTCCTTGCCTTGCGCAAACTGCTAACCATTCCCTTGCGCCGCCTGACCTCTTCAATGCTCCGTCTTGCCCAGAACGATCTGAGCGTGGAGGCATCCGACGCCCATCGCACCGACGAAATCGGCACCATGAGCAAGGCCATCGGAACCTTCAAGGAAAATGCCATCGAGCGGCAAAAACTGGAGCGGGAAGCGCAAGACCACATGCGCGCGCAAAAAGAGCGGCAGCAGCAGATCGATGCCCTCCTGCAGGAATTCCGCACCCGTATTCAGGATTCGCTGCATACCGTTTCCAATAGCGCTGAAAGCATGCAGCAGTCAGCCGCCTCGCTCAATCATATTTCCTCGGCCACCTCGGATCGCGCCCATTCCGTCAATAAGGCTTCAAGCCATTCTTCCGAGAATGTGCAGATGATGGCGGCGGCGAGCACCGAGATGACCTCATCGATTGAGGAAATCGGTCAGCAGGTCATCCGCACCAACGATCTTGTGATGACAGCTTCCGATGAAGCCAAGGAAACAGACAGGAAAGTGGCTGGCCTGGCATCTGCCGCCGAGAAAATCGGCGAAGTCGTCTCGCTCATCAAAGCTATCTCCGAGCAGACCAACATGCTGGCGCTCAACGCAACCATCGAAGCTGCCCGCGCCGGAGAAGCAGGCCGCGGCTTTGCTGTCGTCGCAGCCGAAGTCAAGGATCTGGCTTCCCAAACAGGCAAAGCCACCGAAGACATCACCAGCCGGGTTCAGACCATCCAGGAATCTACGGGCGATTCGGTAGAGGCAATCCGCTCCATCGCGGCCAAGATGGGAGAAATAAGCCAATATACCACAGCCATCAGCGCTGCGGTGCAAGAGCAGAATGCATCAACCAACGAAATTTCCCTCAATATCCAGCAGGCAGCCGAAGGAACCAAGGAAATCGTCCAGAATATTTCCGAGGTCGCTTCTTCTACCGAGGAAACCAAAAGTTCTGCCGATGAAGTTCAGGCCGCTTCGGCCACCGTTGCCGCCGTCGCCACGGACATGCGCAACATCATCGATGATTTCCTAAAAAAAGTCGCCGCAGCCTGA
- a CDS encoding alkaline phosphatase, with the protein MRKSILVAASLLLTSSVAFAADFKQADNQWFKDAQASIKARMAVQPITKKAKNIILLIADGNGVGSNYATRLYAGQQAGKLGSEHVLPQDALPHVALVKTYNTNAQTPDSAGTGTAFHTGVKTKAGVLGVDETLARGDCSEVEGATVTNAVETFSAMGKQIGVISTARLTHATPASAYAHSADRNWEADSYLPEGCGQKDIAVQLIDVMKSGAVDIAMGGGRRNFITKDTKGEEGKSGKRTDGKNLIEDAKAAGIQYIWDDKTFASADWSKPVLGLFESSHMKYEADRTGEPSLAEMTEASIKALSGSENGYFLTIEAGRVDHANHAGNAARTVTDGVAFADAIAKAVELTDPQETLIVVTADHEHAIAFNGYCGRGSDILGLCYDIDPAGTKHSDKPLMGKDGKPYTVVGFLNGPGSILGEDGSGSRPEVTQEQAMDIDYVQQSLIPLSSESHSGEDVAVYGRGPWSHLFDSTIEQNEIFHVMLQAATAK; encoded by the coding sequence ATGAGAAAATCTATTCTTGTGGCGGCATCCCTGCTGCTCACATCCTCTGTCGCTTTTGCGGCGGATTTCAAACAGGCTGACAATCAGTGGTTCAAAGATGCTCAAGCATCCATCAAAGCCCGCATGGCTGTTCAACCAATCACTAAAAAAGCCAAGAATATCATTCTGTTGATTGCGGATGGCAATGGCGTTGGCTCCAACTATGCAACCCGCCTTTATGCCGGACAGCAGGCTGGCAAGCTGGGCAGTGAACATGTTCTGCCCCAGGACGCTTTGCCGCATGTTGCTCTGGTGAAAACCTACAACACCAACGCCCAGACTCCTGATTCCGCTGGTACCGGCACCGCGTTTCATACCGGTGTGAAAACCAAGGCCGGTGTGCTCGGCGTTGATGAGACGCTGGCTCGCGGCGATTGCTCAGAGGTTGAAGGGGCAACGGTTACCAACGCTGTCGAGACCTTCTCTGCCATGGGCAAGCAGATCGGTGTTATCTCCACCGCTCGCCTGACCCACGCCACGCCAGCTTCTGCTTATGCTCATTCAGCAGATCGTAACTGGGAAGCGGATTCCTACCTGCCGGAAGGGTGCGGCCAGAAGGACATCGCGGTCCAGCTTATTGACGTGATGAAATCCGGTGCCGTCGATATCGCCATGGGTGGTGGCCGTCGTAACTTCATCACCAAGGATACCAAAGGTGAAGAAGGCAAAAGCGGCAAGCGCACCGACGGCAAGAACCTGATCGAAGACGCCAAGGCGGCTGGCATCCAGTATATCTGGGATGACAAGACTTTCGCATCTGCCGATTGGAGCAAGCCGGTTCTTGGCCTGTTTGAATCCTCGCATATGAAATATGAAGCAGACCGCACCGGCGAACCGTCTCTGGCCGAAATGACCGAAGCCAGCATCAAGGCTCTATCCGGGTCTGAAAATGGTTACTTCCTGACTATCGAAGCCGGTCGTGTTGATCATGCCAACCATGCCGGTAACGCCGCACGTACAGTGACCGATGGTGTGGCTTTCGCTGATGCGATTGCCAAGGCTGTCGAACTGACGGACCCGCAGGAAACCCTGATTGTTGTGACCGCCGACCATGAACATGCGATTGCTTTCAACGGCTATTGCGGCCGTGGCTCCGACATTCTGGGCCTCTGCTACGATATCGATCCTGCTGGCACCAAGCATTCCGACAAACCACTGATGGGCAAAGACGGCAAGCCTTACACGGTTGTCGGGTTCCTGAATGGTCCAGGGTCCATTCTCGGTGAAGATGGCTCCGGGTCTCGTCCGGAAGTGACGCAGGAACAGGCAATGGACATCGATTATGTTCAACAGTCCCTGATCCCGCTGTCTTCTGAATCCCACTCTGGTGAAGACGTGGCTGTTTATGGCCGTGGTCCTTGGTCTCACCTGTTCGATTCGACCATTGAGCAGAATGAGATCTTCCACGTCATGCTGCAGGCAGCAACGGCTAAGTAG
- a CDS encoding ATP-binding cassette domain-containing protein: protein MDSLELSVEGLLVSGERGRTLLTIERLVVHPGETIGIRGPSGAGKSTMLYALAGLADVKQGQVRWGEDELSAMGEEARARFRRSSVGMIFQDFLLFEELDAISNAAIATGYLHGLQHAALMERAQSMLEKLNIKETAHRTIASFSGGERQRVAIARALAHDPAVILADEPTASLDRKVADQLIDDLVAVVRQEKKTLIAVSHDHHLHDRMDRIIDIEDGRMVGEMHNG from the coding sequence ATGGATTCACTGGAATTGTCTGTTGAGGGCCTGCTGGTCTCGGGCGAGAGAGGGCGCACTTTGCTGACCATTGAGCGGTTGGTCGTTCATCCCGGAGAGACCATCGGGATCAGAGGGCCATCCGGAGCCGGTAAGTCGACCATGCTCTATGCGCTGGCCGGATTGGCTGATGTGAAGCAAGGGCAGGTGCGCTGGGGCGAGGATGAGCTCTCCGCCATGGGCGAAGAAGCCCGCGCCCGATTTCGGCGCTCTAGCGTTGGTATGATATTTCAAGATTTCCTGCTTTTTGAAGAACTTGACGCCATTTCCAATGCAGCCATTGCCACAGGCTACCTGCATGGCTTACAGCATGCCGCGCTCATGGAACGAGCGCAGAGCATGCTTGAGAAACTCAATATCAAGGAAACGGCGCACCGCACGATTGCCAGCTTTTCAGGCGGGGAACGCCAGCGCGTGGCGATTGCCAGAGCCTTGGCGCATGATCCGGCCGTCATTCTGGCCGATGAACCAACCGCGAGCCTTGATCGCAAGGTTGCGGATCAGCTTATCGATGATCTGGTGGCCGTTGTTCGTCAGGAGAAGAAAACGCTGATTGCTGTCAGTCATGATCATCATTTGCATGATCGCATGGACCGGATTATCGACATCGAAGATGGGCGCATGGTCGGGGAAATGCATAATGGCTGA
- a CDS encoding FtsX-like permease family protein, whose protein sequence is MADLYYDYIAPWWGLLSPNMQDGALLILYLLPCLIVGFLVVRGLRPYALVRAMLWQFRWSNLVFVLLIAVSVALGVGLIAQERGVRKGTARAAEKFDLVIAAPGSEVTNVLATVYLHPADMPLLDGALYNRIATHEQVDFAAPIAFGDSFKGSPVVGTTVTFIDHLSGALDEGKLFGSYFEAVIGADVPLSLGEHFTPAHGHGDGADAKAHEGSDFIAAGRMKKTGSPWDQAILVPVEAVWMVHGLGNGHGLDEPEKLGPPFDPSTFPGTPSILVHAKQLWANYALKNAFTDKESMAYFPGAVLSQLHSVLGDVREVMSVMAIVTQILVTAGVLTGLVILTKLFSRRLALLRAIGAPRRFLFSIVWSFAAVLILAGSALGILLGFATTRVISGIVSARTNILVEVSLSWPEFHLVAAFVSLTVCLAMIPAFLALRRPVVADLRG, encoded by the coding sequence ATGGCTGATCTCTATTATGACTATATCGCGCCATGGTGGGGCTTGCTTTCGCCGAACATGCAGGACGGCGCGTTGCTCATTCTCTATCTTCTGCCTTGCCTGATTGTCGGCTTTCTGGTGGTGCGTGGCTTGCGCCCCTATGCGCTGGTCAGGGCCATGCTCTGGCAGTTCCGCTGGTCCAATCTTGTGTTTGTGCTGTTGATCGCTGTTTCCGTTGCATTGGGCGTCGGGCTTATCGCGCAGGAGCGGGGGGTGAGAAAAGGCACGGCGCGCGCAGCCGAGAAGTTCGATCTCGTGATTGCCGCTCCGGGCAGTGAAGTAACCAACGTGTTGGCTACGGTCTATTTGCATCCTGCCGATATGCCGCTGCTTGATGGGGCACTCTATAACCGGATCGCCACTCACGAGCAGGTTGATTTTGCCGCTCCCATTGCCTTTGGCGATAGCTTCAAGGGCTCCCCTGTCGTAGGCACGACGGTTACCTTCATTGATCACTTGAGTGGGGCGCTTGATGAGGGAAAGCTATTTGGTTCCTATTTCGAGGCTGTGATTGGTGCCGATGTGCCGCTGTCTCTGGGCGAGCACTTCACTCCGGCTCATGGCCATGGTGATGGGGCTGATGCCAAGGCGCATGAAGGATCGGACTTCATCGCGGCGGGGCGCATGAAAAAGACCGGCAGCCCTTGGGATCAGGCAATACTGGTGCCGGTCGAGGCGGTCTGGATGGTGCATGGCCTTGGCAATGGCCACGGGCTGGATGAGCCGGAAAAGCTCGGACCTCCGTTTGATCCGTCCACTTTCCCCGGAACACCGTCCATTCTGGTGCATGCCAAACAGCTTTGGGCGAATTATGCCCTCAAGAATGCATTCACCGATAAGGAAAGTATGGCCTATTTTCCGGGCGCGGTTCTATCCCAGTTGCATAGTGTTTTGGGAGATGTGCGTGAGGTGATGTCTGTGATGGCGATTGTGACACAGATCCTTGTGACAGCGGGTGTTCTGACGGGGCTGGTCATTCTGACTAAGCTTTTCTCGCGTCGGTTGGCATTGCTGAGAGCCATCGGTGCACCGCGACGGTTTCTGTTTTCGATCGTCTGGAGCTTTGCAGCAGTGCTTATTCTGGCAGGCTCGGCGCTGGGCATCCTTCTTGGCTTTGCAACAACGCGTGTCATTTCCGGTATCGTCAGCGCAAGAACCAATATTCTTGTCGAAGTGAGCCTGAGCTGGCCGGAGTTTCATCTGGTGGCAGCTTTCGTCAGCCTGACGGTATGCCTTGCGATGATTCCGGCCTTTTTGGCGCTGCGCCGACCCGTGGTGGCTGACTTGCGCGGATAG
- a CDS encoding copper chaperone PCu(A)C, translated as MIKPIILAMLFALSIPVLLAAGPSMKAVAQEAGHDQAHEEHHHEEDAHAEHVSELNGMRSVHAWTRASHKGDDALVFVSLENESNKTILFKGGEFDHAKSVELVGFTMQDGKDLYVPIAQMPIEAGQTMVLAPKSLALRLNRIDEDLHEGEMVEMHLLFDVGEMHVSVNVETENAMHHSHAGHIHK; from the coding sequence ATGATTAAGCCTATCATTCTGGCCATGTTATTTGCCCTTTCAATACCTGTTCTGCTGGCAGCAGGCCCCTCAATGAAGGCTGTTGCGCAGGAAGCCGGACATGACCAAGCTCATGAAGAACACCATCATGAGGAAGATGCGCATGCTGAGCATGTGAGCGAGCTTAACGGGATGCGCTCGGTTCATGCCTGGACGCGGGCCAGCCACAAGGGAGATGATGCGCTGGTCTTTGTGTCGCTTGAAAATGAATCCAACAAGACGATCCTGTTCAAGGGAGGCGAGTTCGATCATGCGAAGTCTGTCGAGCTGGTTGGCTTTACTATGCAGGATGGCAAGGATCTCTATGTACCCATCGCGCAAATGCCAATCGAAGCCGGACAGACGATGGTGCTTGCGCCCAAGTCTCTCGCGCTTCGCCTTAACCGGATTGATGAGGACCTGCATGAAGGGGAGATGGTTGAAATGCATCTGTTGTTTGATGTCGGGGAAATGCATGTGAGCGTGAATGTTGAGACGGAGAATGCCATGCATCACAGCCATGCGGGCCATATTCACAAATAA
- a CDS encoding 5-oxoprolinase subunit PxpA, producing MAVVDLNSDMGESFGAYEIGDDASMLSIVSSANVACGFHGGDALVMHETLRLAKENGVGVGAHPGFNDLWGFGRRPIQGDRPEDIEKQMIYQIGAIQGMAAALDMRVGHFKAHGALNNMAAVDYDLALATARAVKAVDPQMIYVALPGSAMERAAEKLGLCVAREIFADRAYEDDGMLVSRKKPGAMIEDADEAARRMVDFVTSGEIESVSGKRIPVAIDTICVHGDSPKAVAMASKIQAALIEAGVTIKSMAETMKAG from the coding sequence ATGGCTGTAGTTGATCTGAATTCCGATATGGGGGAAAGCTTCGGGGCTTATGAAATTGGGGATGATGCATCGATGCTGTCCATCGTCAGCTCTGCCAATGTGGCATGTGGGTTTCATGGGGGCGATGCCTTGGTGATGCATGAAACCCTGCGGCTGGCAAAGGAAAATGGCGTCGGTGTGGGGGCTCATCCCGGTTTCAATGATCTTTGGGGCTTTGGTCGCCGCCCGATACAGGGGGATAGGCCCGAGGATATCGAAAAGCAGATGATCTATCAGATTGGGGCCATTCAGGGCATGGCCGCCGCGCTTGATATGCGTGTTGGCCATTTCAAGGCGCATGGGGCACTGAATAATATGGCGGCGGTTGACTATGATCTCGCTCTGGCCACGGCGCGGGCGGTAAAGGCGGTCGATCCGCAGATGATCTATGTTGCGTTGCCGGGTAGCGCCATGGAAAGAGCGGCTGAAAAGCTTGGGCTCTGCGTGGCTCGCGAGATCTTTGCCGACCGGGCCTATGAAGATGACGGTATGCTGGTCTCCCGCAAGAAACCTGGGGCCATGATCGAGGATGCCGATGAAGCTGCCAGACGTATGGTGGATTTTGTGACGTCCGGCGAGATCGAAAGCGTGAGTGGCAAGCGCATTCCTGTCGCCATTGATACGATCTGCGTGCATGGGGATAGCCCCAAGGCGGTTGCCATGGCCAGCAAGATACAGGCCGCTTTGATAGAGGCTGGTGTTACCATCAAGTCTATGGCCGAGACCATGAAAGCGGGCTGA
- a CDS encoding GntR family transcriptional regulator, which translates to MTKKNIDTVLSPLNRLSVADSVFDELHRQILTLELQPGAKISESDVAKALGVSRQPVRDAFYRLSKLGFLSMRPQVATTVSLISKKSVEQARFIRCALETKTVVTACEKLTPDDLEALRDLIEQQRKTVVARDAELFHALDDQFHKEICDRCGVDFAWQLIKDNKAHMDRVRFLSLTFAIDTAFAAHKRILSAIESNDPAAASAEINKHLGEILLIIPRIREEHPDYFAIDEE; encoded by the coding sequence ATGACCAAAAAGAATATCGATACAGTCCTGTCCCCCTTGAACCGCTTATCAGTCGCCGATTCTGTTTTCGACGAACTGCATAGGCAGATTCTCACGCTCGAACTCCAGCCCGGAGCCAAAATATCGGAATCGGATGTCGCCAAGGCCCTTGGCGTTTCTCGCCAACCGGTGCGCGATGCCTTTTATCGCCTATCCAAACTCGGCTTTCTGTCCATGCGCCCGCAAGTCGCAACCACAGTGTCGCTGATTTCCAAGAAATCGGTTGAGCAGGCTCGCTTCATCCGCTGCGCTCTGGAAACCAAGACCGTGGTCACTGCGTGCGAAAAACTCACACCAGATGATCTTGAAGCTTTGCGCGATCTCATTGAACAACAAAGGAAAACCGTCGTCGCACGTGATGCTGAGTTGTTTCATGCGCTTGATGACCAGTTCCACAAAGAGATCTGCGACCGGTGTGGTGTGGACTTCGCCTGGCAGCTCATCAAGGACAACAAGGCCCATATGGACCGTGTGCGTTTCCTGTCGCTGACCTTCGCCATCGACACCGCCTTTGCCGCGCACAAACGCATATTGAGCGCCATCGAATCCAATGACCCGGCCGCGGCCTCAGCTGAGATCAACAAACATCTGGGAGAGATTTTGCTCATCATACCAAGAATACGCGAAGAGCATCCGGATTACTTCGCCATCGACGAAGAATGA
- the uxaC gene encoding glucuronate isomerase — translation MLDPDRLFPIEDKARSIARSLYEGVRSMPIISPHGHTDPSWFAKNERFPNPAQLFITPDHYVFRMLCSQGVRLEDVGVPRIDGGWTETDGRKIWRIFAKHAYLFRATPSRMWLGHAFEDVFGWTEWLNEDNADRAYDHIAECLEKPEFLPRALYERFNIEALATTESPLDDLKWHRAIRESGWKGRVVTAYRPDPVVDPHYKGFIENIEKFGAIAGVDATKWEGYLEAHRIRRAYFKDFGATSSDHGHLTARTENLPQEEAAALFQKALRGECSAEEADAFRGHMLTEMARMSLEDGLVLQIHPGSNRNHSNPVFETFGLDKGVDIPTRTDYVHALKPLLDAVGMERELKIILFTLDETSYARELAPLAGVYPALRLGPAWWFHDSPEGMRRFREMTTETAGFYNTVGFNDDTRAFCSIPARHDVARRVDCAFLATLVATGRLGEDEATEVAADLTYRLVKQAYRL, via the coding sequence ATGTTGGATCCGGATAGACTCTTTCCCATAGAAGATAAAGCCCGCTCGATTGCTCGCTCTCTTTATGAGGGTGTGCGATCCATGCCGATCATAAGTCCGCATGGGCATACGGATCCGAGCTGGTTTGCCAAAAACGAACGCTTTCCAAACCCGGCTCAACTGTTCATCACCCCTGATCATTATGTGTTCAGAATGCTTTGTTCTCAGGGCGTAAGGCTTGAGGATGTCGGGGTGCCGCGCATTGATGGCGGCTGGACCGAGACTGATGGCCGCAAGATCTGGCGGATTTTTGCCAAACATGCCTATCTTTTCCGTGCGACACCGTCGCGCATGTGGCTCGGCCATGCCTTCGAGGATGTGTTCGGCTGGACCGAATGGCTAAATGAAGACAATGCCGATCGTGCTTATGATCATATTGCCGAATGCCTTGAAAAACCGGAATTCCTGCCGCGCGCCTTGTATGAGCGCTTCAATATCGAAGCGTTGGCAACCACGGAATCGCCGCTGGATGACCTGAAATGGCATCGCGCGATCAGGGAAAGTGGCTGGAAGGGCCGCGTTGTGACCGCGTATCGTCCGGATCCTGTGGTGGATCCGCATTATAAGGGCTTTATAGAGAATATCGAAAAATTCGGCGCAATTGCCGGTGTCGATGCGACGAAATGGGAGGGCTATCTTGAAGCCCATCGCATTCGCCGCGCTTATTTCAAAGACTTCGGGGCGACCTCATCTGATCATGGTCATTTGACCGCCCGAACGGAAAATCTGCCGCAGGAAGAAGCTGCAGCCCTTTTCCAGAAGGCTTTGAGAGGAGAGTGTTCAGCTGAGGAGGCTGATGCTTTCCGCGGTCACATGTTGACCGAAATGGCTCGTATGAGCCTGGAAGACGGATTGGTGTTGCAGATACATCCAGGCAGCAACCGCAACCACTCCAATCCTGTTTTCGAAACCTTCGGGCTGGATAAGGGGGTCGATATCCCCACCCGGACCGATTATGTGCATGCGCTCAAGCCGCTGCTTGATGCTGTCGGCATGGAGAGGGAGCTCAAGATCATTCTCTTCACGCTCGATGAAACGAGCTATGCACGCGAGTTGGCGCCCCTTGCGGGTGTCTATCCGGCTCTTCGCCTCGGACCTGCATGGTGGTTCCATGACAGTCCCGAAGGGATGCGTCGGTTTAGGGAGATGACAACAGAAACCGCCGGTTTCTACAACACCGTCGGTTTCAATGATGACACAAGAGCATTCTGCTCGATCCCGGCACGGCACGATGTGGCGCGCCGGGTGGATTGTGCATTCCTCGCCACGCTGGTCGCAACTGGGCGGCTCGGTGAAGACGAGGCTACTGAGGTCGCTGCTGACCTTACCTATCGGCTTGTGAAACAAGCCTATCGGCTCTGA